A single Pan troglodytes isolate AG18354 chromosome 19, NHGRI_mPanTro3-v2.0_pri, whole genome shotgun sequence DNA region contains:
- the MED24 gene encoding mediator of RNA polymerase II transcription subunit 24 isoform X18, with product MKVVNLKQAILQAWKERWSDYQWAINMKKFFPKGATWDILNLADALLEQAMIGPSPNPLILSYLKYAISSQMVSYSSVLTAISKFDDFSRDLCVQALLDIMDMFCDRLSCHGKAEECIGLCRALLSALHWLLRCTAASAERLREGLEAGTPAAGEKQLAMCLQRLEKTLSSTKNRALLHIAKLEEASLHTSQGLGQGGTRANQPTASWTAIEHSLLKLGEILANLSNPQLRSQAEQCGTLIRSIPTMLSVHAEQMHKTGFPTVHAVILLEGTMNLTGETQSLVEQLTMVKRMQHIPTPLFVLEIWKACFVGLIESPEGTEELKWTAFTFLKIPQVLVKLKKYSHGDKDFTEDVNCAFEFLLKLTPLLDKADQRCNCDCTNFLLQECGKQGLLSEASVNNLMAKRKADREHAPQQKSGENANIQPNIQLILRAEPTVTNILKTMDADHSKSPEGLLGVLGHMLSGKSLDLLLAAAAATGKLKSFARKFINLNEFTTYGSEESTKPASVRALLFDISFLMLCHVAQTYGSEVILSESRTGAEVPFFETWMQTCMPEEGKILNPDHPCFRPDSTKVESLVALLNNSSEMKLVQMKWHEACLSISAAILEILNAWENGVLAFESIQKITDNIKGKVCSLAVCAVAWLVAHVRMLGLDEREKSLQMIRQLAGPLFSENTLQFYNERVVIMNSILERMCADVLQQTATQIKFPSTGVDTMPYWNLLPPKRPIKEVLTDIFAKVLEKGWVDSRSIHIFDTLLHMGGVYWFCNNLIKELLKETRKEHTLRAVELLYSIFCLDMQQVTLVLLGHILPGLLTDSSKWHSLMDPPGTALAKLAVWCALSSYSSHKGQASTRQKKRHREDIEDYISLFPLDDVQPSKLMRLLSSNEDDANILSSPTDRSMSSSLSASQLHTVNMRDPLNRVLANLFLLISSILGSRTAGPHTQFVQWFMEECVDCLEQGGRGSVLQFMPFTTVSELVKVSAMSSPKVVLAITDLSLPLGRQVAAKAIAAL from the exons atGGTGTCCTACTCTTCTGTCCTCACAGCCATCAGTAAG TTTGATGACTTTTCTCGGGACCTGTGTGTCCAGGCGTTGCTGGACATCATGGACATGTTTTGTGACCGTCTGAG CTGTCACGGCAAAGCAGAGGAATGCATCGGACTGTGCCGAGCCCTTCTTAGCGCCCTCCACTGGCTGCTGCGCTGCACGGCAGCCTCTGCAGAGCGGCTCCGGGAGGGGCTGGAGGCCGGCACTCCAGCCGCTGGGGAGAAGCAGCTTGCCATGTGCCTTCAGCGCCTGGAGAAAACCCTCAGCAGCACCAAGAACCGGGCCCTGCTGCACATCGCCAAACTAGAGGAGGCCT CATTGCACACATCCCAGGGACTTGGGCAGGGTGGCACCCGAGCCAATCAACCAACAG CTTCTTGGACTGCCATCGAGCATTCTCTCTTGAAACTTGGAGAGATCCTGGCCAATCTCAGCAACCCGCAGCTCCGGAGTCAGGCCGAGCAGTGTGGCACCCTCATTAGGAG CATCCCCACGATGCTGTCTGTGCATGCGGAGCAGATGCACAAGACCGGCTTCCCCACTGTCCATGCCGTGATCCTGCTCGAGGGCACCATGAACCTGACAGGCGAGACGCAGTCCCTGGTGGAGCAGCTGACGATGGTGAAGCGCATGCAG CATATCCCCACCCCACTTTTTGTCCTGGAGATCTGGAAAGCTTGCTTCGTGGGGCTCATTGAGTCTCCCGAGGGTACGGAGGAGCTCAAGTGGACAGCTTTCACTTTCCTCAAG ATTCCACAAGTTTTGGTGAAGTTGAAGAAGTACTCTCATGGAGACAAG GACTTCACTGAGGATGTCAACTGTGCTTTTGAGTTCCTGCTGAAGCTCACCCCCTTGTTGGACAAAGCTGACCAGCGCTGCAA CTGTGACTGTACAAACTTCCTGCTCCAAGAATGTGGCAAGCAGGGGCTTCTGTCTGAGGCCAGCGTCAACAACCTTATGGCTAAGCG CAAAGCGGACCGAGAGCACGCACCCCAGCAGAAATCGGGAGAGAATGCCAACATCCAGCCCAACATCCAGCTGATCCTCCGGGCGGAGCCCACTGTCACAAACATCCTCAAG ACGATGGATGCAGACCACTCTAAGTCACCGGAGGGACTGCTGGGAGTCCTGGGCCACATGCTGTCCGGGAAGAGTCTGGACTTGCTGCTGgctgccgccgccgccactgGAAAGCTGAAATCCTTCGCCCGGAAATTCATCAA tttgaATGAATTCACAACCTATGGCAGCGAAGAAAGCA CCAAACCGGCCTCCGTCCGGGCCCTGCTGTTTGACATCTCTTTCCTCATGCTGTGCCATGTGGCCCAGACCTATGGTTCAGAG gtgattctgtcCGAGTCGCGCACAGGAGCTGAGGTGCCCTTCTTCGAGACCTGGATGCAGACCTGCATGCCTGAGGAGGGCAAGATCCTGAACCCTGACCACCCCTGCTTCCGCCCCGACTCCACCAAAGTGGAGTCCCTGGTGGCCCTGCTCAACAACTCCTCGGAGATGAAGCTAGT GCAGATGAAGTGGCATGAGGCCTGTCTCAGCATCTCAGCCGCCATCTTGGAAATCCTCAATGCCTGGGAGAATGGGGTCCTGGCCTTCGAGTCCATCCAG AAAATCACTGATAACATCAAAGGGAAGGTATGCAGTCTGGCGGTGTGTGCTGTGGCTTGGCTTGTGGCCCACGTCCGGATGCTGGGGCTGGATGAGCGTGAGAAGTCGCTGCAGATGATCCGCCAGCTGGCAGGGCCACTGTTTAGTGAGAACACCCTGCAGTTCTACAATGAGAG GGTGGTGATCATGAACTCGATCCTGGAGCGCATGTGTGCCGACGTGCTGCAGCAGACAGCCACGCAGATCAAGTTTCCCTCCACCGGGGTGGACACAATGCCCTACTGGAACCTGCTGCCCCCCAAGCGGCCCATCAAAGAGGTGCTGACGGACATCTTTGCCAAGGTGCTGGAGAAGGGCTGGGTGGACAGCCGCTCCATCCACATCTTTGACACCCTGCTGCACATGGGCGGCGTCTACTGGTTCTGCAACAACCTGATTAAG GAGCTGCTGAAGGAGACGCGGAAGGAGCACACGCTGCGGGCAGTGGAGCTGCTCTACTCCATCTTCTGCCTGGACATGCAGCAAGTGACCCTGGTCCTGCTGGGCCACATCCTGCCTGGCCTGCTCACTGACTCCTCCAAGTGGCACAGCCTCATGGACCCCCCGGGCACTGCTCTTGCCAA GCTGGCCGTGTGGTGTGCCCTCAGTTCCTACTCCTCCCACAAGGGACAGGCGTCCACCCGCCAGAAGAAGAGACACCGCGAAGACATTGAG GATTATATCAGCCTCTTCCCCCTGGACGATGTGCAGCCTTCGAAGTTGATGCGACTGCTGAGCTCTAATGAGGACGATGCCAACATCCTTTCGAGCCCCA CAGACCGATCCATGAGCAGCTCCCTCTCAGCCTCTCAGCTCCACACGGTCAACATGCGGGACCCTCTGAACCGAGTCCTGG CCAACCTGTTCCTGCTCATCTCCTCCATCCTGGGGTCTCGCACCGCTGGCCCCCACACCCAGTTCGTGCAGTGGTTCATGGAGGAGTGTGTGGACTGCCTGGAGCAGGGCGGCCGTGGCAGCGTCCTGCAGTTCATGCCCTTCACCACC GTGTCGGAACTGGTGAAGGTGTCAGCCATGTCCAGCCCCAAGGTGGTTCTGGCCATCACGGACCTCAGCCTGCCCCTGGGCCGCCAGGTGGCTGCTAAAGCCATTGCTGCACTCTGA
- the MED24 gene encoding mediator of RNA polymerase II transcription subunit 24 isoform X6, with translation MKVVNLKQAILQAWKERWSDYQWAINMKKFFPKGATWDILNLADALLEQAMIGPSPNPLILSYLKYAISSQMVSYSSVLTAISKFDDFSRDLCVQALLDIMDMFCDRLSCHGKAEECIGLCRALLSALHWLLRCTAASAERLREGLEAGTPAAGEKQLAMCLQRLEKTLSSTKNRALLHIAKLEEASLHTSQGLGQGGTRANQPTASWTAIEHSLLKLGEILANLSNPQLRSQAEQCGTLIRSIPTMLSVHAEQMHKTGFPTVHAVILLEGTMNLTGETQSLVEQLTMVKRMQHIPTPLFVLEIWKACFVGLIESPEGTEELKWTAFTFLKIPQVLVKLKKYSHGDKDFTEDVNCAFEFLLKLTPLLDKADQRCNCDCTNFLLQECGKQGLLSEASVNNLMAKRKADREHAPQQKSGENANIQPNIQLILRAEPTVTNILKTMDADHSKSPEGLLGVLGHMLSGKSLDLLLAAAAATGKLKSFARKFINLNEFTTYGSEESTKPASVRALLFDISFLMLCHVAQTYGSEVILSESRTGAEVPFFETWMQTCMPEEGKILNPDHPCFRPDSTKVESLVALLNNSSEMKLVQMKWHEACLSISAAILEILNAWENGVLAFESIQKITDNIKGKVCSLAVCAVAWLVAHVRMLGLDEREKSLQMIRQLAGPLFSENTLQFYNERVVIMNSILERMCADVLQQTATQIKFPSTGVDTMPYWNLLPPKRPIKEVLTDIFAKVLEKGWVDSRSIHIFDTLLHMGGVYWFCNNLIKELLKETRKEHTLRAVELLYSIFCLDMQQVTLVLLGHILPGLLTDSSKWHSLMDPPGTALAKLAVWCALSSYSSHKGQASTRQKKRHREDIEDYISLFPLDDVQPSKLMRLLSSNEDDANILSSPRSSLGSPCTSYLRWVKVGWGHPRGAPLLHSAGCFPALHLLRPTADRSMSSSLSASQLHTVNMRDPLNRVLANLFLLISSILGSRTAGPHTQFVQWFMEECVDCLEQGGRGSVLQFMPFTTVSELVKVSAMSSPKVVLAITDLSLPLGRQVAAKAIAAL, from the exons atGGTGTCCTACTCTTCTGTCCTCACAGCCATCAGTAAG TTTGATGACTTTTCTCGGGACCTGTGTGTCCAGGCGTTGCTGGACATCATGGACATGTTTTGTGACCGTCTGAG CTGTCACGGCAAAGCAGAGGAATGCATCGGACTGTGCCGAGCCCTTCTTAGCGCCCTCCACTGGCTGCTGCGCTGCACGGCAGCCTCTGCAGAGCGGCTCCGGGAGGGGCTGGAGGCCGGCACTCCAGCCGCTGGGGAGAAGCAGCTTGCCATGTGCCTTCAGCGCCTGGAGAAAACCCTCAGCAGCACCAAGAACCGGGCCCTGCTGCACATCGCCAAACTAGAGGAGGCCT CATTGCACACATCCCAGGGACTTGGGCAGGGTGGCACCCGAGCCAATCAACCAACAG CTTCTTGGACTGCCATCGAGCATTCTCTCTTGAAACTTGGAGAGATCCTGGCCAATCTCAGCAACCCGCAGCTCCGGAGTCAGGCCGAGCAGTGTGGCACCCTCATTAGGAG CATCCCCACGATGCTGTCTGTGCATGCGGAGCAGATGCACAAGACCGGCTTCCCCACTGTCCATGCCGTGATCCTGCTCGAGGGCACCATGAACCTGACAGGCGAGACGCAGTCCCTGGTGGAGCAGCTGACGATGGTGAAGCGCATGCAG CATATCCCCACCCCACTTTTTGTCCTGGAGATCTGGAAAGCTTGCTTCGTGGGGCTCATTGAGTCTCCCGAGGGTACGGAGGAGCTCAAGTGGACAGCTTTCACTTTCCTCAAG ATTCCACAAGTTTTGGTGAAGTTGAAGAAGTACTCTCATGGAGACAAG GACTTCACTGAGGATGTCAACTGTGCTTTTGAGTTCCTGCTGAAGCTCACCCCCTTGTTGGACAAAGCTGACCAGCGCTGCAA CTGTGACTGTACAAACTTCCTGCTCCAAGAATGTGGCAAGCAGGGGCTTCTGTCTGAGGCCAGCGTCAACAACCTTATGGCTAAGCG CAAAGCGGACCGAGAGCACGCACCCCAGCAGAAATCGGGAGAGAATGCCAACATCCAGCCCAACATCCAGCTGATCCTCCGGGCGGAGCCCACTGTCACAAACATCCTCAAG ACGATGGATGCAGACCACTCTAAGTCACCGGAGGGACTGCTGGGAGTCCTGGGCCACATGCTGTCCGGGAAGAGTCTGGACTTGCTGCTGgctgccgccgccgccactgGAAAGCTGAAATCCTTCGCCCGGAAATTCATCAA tttgaATGAATTCACAACCTATGGCAGCGAAGAAAGCA CCAAACCGGCCTCCGTCCGGGCCCTGCTGTTTGACATCTCTTTCCTCATGCTGTGCCATGTGGCCCAGACCTATGGTTCAGAG gtgattctgtcCGAGTCGCGCACAGGAGCTGAGGTGCCCTTCTTCGAGACCTGGATGCAGACCTGCATGCCTGAGGAGGGCAAGATCCTGAACCCTGACCACCCCTGCTTCCGCCCCGACTCCACCAAAGTGGAGTCCCTGGTGGCCCTGCTCAACAACTCCTCGGAGATGAAGCTAGT GCAGATGAAGTGGCATGAGGCCTGTCTCAGCATCTCAGCCGCCATCTTGGAAATCCTCAATGCCTGGGAGAATGGGGTCCTGGCCTTCGAGTCCATCCAG AAAATCACTGATAACATCAAAGGGAAGGTATGCAGTCTGGCGGTGTGTGCTGTGGCTTGGCTTGTGGCCCACGTCCGGATGCTGGGGCTGGATGAGCGTGAGAAGTCGCTGCAGATGATCCGCCAGCTGGCAGGGCCACTGTTTAGTGAGAACACCCTGCAGTTCTACAATGAGAG GGTGGTGATCATGAACTCGATCCTGGAGCGCATGTGTGCCGACGTGCTGCAGCAGACAGCCACGCAGATCAAGTTTCCCTCCACCGGGGTGGACACAATGCCCTACTGGAACCTGCTGCCCCCCAAGCGGCCCATCAAAGAGGTGCTGACGGACATCTTTGCCAAGGTGCTGGAGAAGGGCTGGGTGGACAGCCGCTCCATCCACATCTTTGACACCCTGCTGCACATGGGCGGCGTCTACTGGTTCTGCAACAACCTGATTAAG GAGCTGCTGAAGGAGACGCGGAAGGAGCACACGCTGCGGGCAGTGGAGCTGCTCTACTCCATCTTCTGCCTGGACATGCAGCAAGTGACCCTGGTCCTGCTGGGCCACATCCTGCCTGGCCTGCTCACTGACTCCTCCAAGTGGCACAGCCTCATGGACCCCCCGGGCACTGCTCTTGCCAA GCTGGCCGTGTGGTGTGCCCTCAGTTCCTACTCCTCCCACAAGGGACAGGCGTCCACCCGCCAGAAGAAGAGACACCGCGAAGACATTGAG GATTATATCAGCCTCTTCCCCCTGGACGATGTGCAGCCTTCGAAGTTGATGCGACTGCTGAGCTCTAATGAGGACGATGCCAACATCCTTTCGAGCCCCA GGTCTTCTCTGGGCTCTCCATGTACCAGTTACCTCCGATGGGTGAAGGTCGGGTGGGGGCATCCCCGGGGAGCACCACTTTTGCACTCGGCAGGCTGTTTCCCAGCGCTCCATCTGCTCCGTCCCACAGCAGACCGATCCATGAGCAGCTCCCTCTCAGCCTCTCAGCTCCACACGGTCAACATGCGGGACCCTCTGAACCGAGTCCTGG CCAACCTGTTCCTGCTCATCTCCTCCATCCTGGGGTCTCGCACCGCTGGCCCCCACACCCAGTTCGTGCAGTGGTTCATGGAGGAGTGTGTGGACTGCCTGGAGCAGGGCGGCCGTGGCAGCGTCCTGCAGTTCATGCCCTTCACCACC GTGTCGGAACTGGTGAAGGTGTCAGCCATGTCCAGCCCCAAGGTGGTTCTGGCCATCACGGACCTCAGCCTGCCCCTGGGCCGCCAGGTGGCTGCTAAAGCCATTGCTGCACTCTGA
- the MED24 gene encoding mediator of RNA polymerase II transcription subunit 24 isoform X7, translating to MSFSLAPFLSPQSWPPPLPPAQSEIMKVVNLKQAILQAWKERWSDYQWAINMKKFFPKGATWDILNLADALLEQAMIGPSPNPLILSYLKYAISSQMVSYSSVLTAISKFDDFSRDLCVQALLDIMDMFCDRLSCHGKAEECIGLCRALLSALHWLLRCTAASAERLREGLEAGTPAAGEKQLAMCLQRLEKTLSSTKNRALLHIAKLEEASLHTSQGLGQGGTRANQPTASWTAIEHSLLKLGEILANLSNPQLRSQAEQCGTLIRSIPTMLSVHAEQMHKTGFPTVHAVILLEGTMNLTGETQSLVEQLTMVKRMQHIPTPLFVLEIWKACFVGLIESPEGTEELKWTAFTFLKIPQVLVKLKKYSHGDKDFTEDVNCAFEFLLKLTPLLDKADQRCNCDCTNFLLQECGKQGLLSEASVNNLMAKRKADREHAPQQKSGENANIQPNIQLILRAEPTVTNILKCSSGLDFLSCPQTMDADHSKSPEGLLGVLGHMLSGKSLDLLLAAAAATGKLKSFARKFINLNEFTTYGSEESTKPASVRALLFDISFLMLCHVAQTYGSEVILSESRTGAEVPFFETWMQTCMPEEGKILNPDHPCFRPDSTKVESLVALLNNSSEMKLVQMKWHEACLSISAAILEILNAWENGVLAFESIQKITDNIKGKVCSLAVCAVAWLVAHVRMLGLDEREKSLQMIRQLAGPLFSENTLQFYNERVVIMNSILERMCADVLQQTATQIKFPSTGVDTMPYWNLLPPKRPIKEVLTDIFAKVLEKGWVDSRSIHIFDTLLHMGGVYWFCNNLIKELLKETRKEHTLRAVELLYSIFCLDMQQVTLVLLGHILPGLLTDSSKWHSLMDPPGTALAKLAVWCALSSYSSHKGQASTRQKKRHREDIEDYISLFPLDDVQPSKLMRLLSSNEDDANILSSPTDRSMSSSLSASQLHTVNMRDPLNRVLANLFLLISSILGSRTAGPHTQFVQWFMEECVDCLEQGGRGSVLQFMPFTTVSELVKVSAMSSPKVVLAITDLSLPLGRQVAAKAIAAL from the exons atGGTGTCCTACTCTTCTGTCCTCACAGCCATCAGTAAG TTTGATGACTTTTCTCGGGACCTGTGTGTCCAGGCGTTGCTGGACATCATGGACATGTTTTGTGACCGTCTGAG CTGTCACGGCAAAGCAGAGGAATGCATCGGACTGTGCCGAGCCCTTCTTAGCGCCCTCCACTGGCTGCTGCGCTGCACGGCAGCCTCTGCAGAGCGGCTCCGGGAGGGGCTGGAGGCCGGCACTCCAGCCGCTGGGGAGAAGCAGCTTGCCATGTGCCTTCAGCGCCTGGAGAAAACCCTCAGCAGCACCAAGAACCGGGCCCTGCTGCACATCGCCAAACTAGAGGAGGCCT CATTGCACACATCCCAGGGACTTGGGCAGGGTGGCACCCGAGCCAATCAACCAACAG CTTCTTGGACTGCCATCGAGCATTCTCTCTTGAAACTTGGAGAGATCCTGGCCAATCTCAGCAACCCGCAGCTCCGGAGTCAGGCCGAGCAGTGTGGCACCCTCATTAGGAG CATCCCCACGATGCTGTCTGTGCATGCGGAGCAGATGCACAAGACCGGCTTCCCCACTGTCCATGCCGTGATCCTGCTCGAGGGCACCATGAACCTGACAGGCGAGACGCAGTCCCTGGTGGAGCAGCTGACGATGGTGAAGCGCATGCAG CATATCCCCACCCCACTTTTTGTCCTGGAGATCTGGAAAGCTTGCTTCGTGGGGCTCATTGAGTCTCCCGAGGGTACGGAGGAGCTCAAGTGGACAGCTTTCACTTTCCTCAAG ATTCCACAAGTTTTGGTGAAGTTGAAGAAGTACTCTCATGGAGACAAG GACTTCACTGAGGATGTCAACTGTGCTTTTGAGTTCCTGCTGAAGCTCACCCCCTTGTTGGACAAAGCTGACCAGCGCTGCAA CTGTGACTGTACAAACTTCCTGCTCCAAGAATGTGGCAAGCAGGGGCTTCTGTCTGAGGCCAGCGTCAACAACCTTATGGCTAAGCG CAAAGCGGACCGAGAGCACGCACCCCAGCAGAAATCGGGAGAGAATGCCAACATCCAGCCCAACATCCAGCTGATCCTCCGGGCGGAGCCCACTGTCACAAACATCCTCAAG TGTTCTTCAGGACTTGATTTCCTGTCCTGTCCCCAGACGATGGATGCAGACCACTCTAAGTCACCGGAGGGACTGCTGGGAGTCCTGGGCCACATGCTGTCCGGGAAGAGTCTGGACTTGCTGCTGgctgccgccgccgccactgGAAAGCTGAAATCCTTCGCCCGGAAATTCATCAA tttgaATGAATTCACAACCTATGGCAGCGAAGAAAGCA CCAAACCGGCCTCCGTCCGGGCCCTGCTGTTTGACATCTCTTTCCTCATGCTGTGCCATGTGGCCCAGACCTATGGTTCAGAG gtgattctgtcCGAGTCGCGCACAGGAGCTGAGGTGCCCTTCTTCGAGACCTGGATGCAGACCTGCATGCCTGAGGAGGGCAAGATCCTGAACCCTGACCACCCCTGCTTCCGCCCCGACTCCACCAAAGTGGAGTCCCTGGTGGCCCTGCTCAACAACTCCTCGGAGATGAAGCTAGT GCAGATGAAGTGGCATGAGGCCTGTCTCAGCATCTCAGCCGCCATCTTGGAAATCCTCAATGCCTGGGAGAATGGGGTCCTGGCCTTCGAGTCCATCCAG AAAATCACTGATAACATCAAAGGGAAGGTATGCAGTCTGGCGGTGTGTGCTGTGGCTTGGCTTGTGGCCCACGTCCGGATGCTGGGGCTGGATGAGCGTGAGAAGTCGCTGCAGATGATCCGCCAGCTGGCAGGGCCACTGTTTAGTGAGAACACCCTGCAGTTCTACAATGAGAG GGTGGTGATCATGAACTCGATCCTGGAGCGCATGTGTGCCGACGTGCTGCAGCAGACAGCCACGCAGATCAAGTTTCCCTCCACCGGGGTGGACACAATGCCCTACTGGAACCTGCTGCCCCCCAAGCGGCCCATCAAAGAGGTGCTGACGGACATCTTTGCCAAGGTGCTGGAGAAGGGCTGGGTGGACAGCCGCTCCATCCACATCTTTGACACCCTGCTGCACATGGGCGGCGTCTACTGGTTCTGCAACAACCTGATTAAG GAGCTGCTGAAGGAGACGCGGAAGGAGCACACGCTGCGGGCAGTGGAGCTGCTCTACTCCATCTTCTGCCTGGACATGCAGCAAGTGACCCTGGTCCTGCTGGGCCACATCCTGCCTGGCCTGCTCACTGACTCCTCCAAGTGGCACAGCCTCATGGACCCCCCGGGCACTGCTCTTGCCAA GCTGGCCGTGTGGTGTGCCCTCAGTTCCTACTCCTCCCACAAGGGACAGGCGTCCACCCGCCAGAAGAAGAGACACCGCGAAGACATTGAG GATTATATCAGCCTCTTCCCCCTGGACGATGTGCAGCCTTCGAAGTTGATGCGACTGCTGAGCTCTAATGAGGACGATGCCAACATCCTTTCGAGCCCCA CAGACCGATCCATGAGCAGCTCCCTCTCAGCCTCTCAGCTCCACACGGTCAACATGCGGGACCCTCTGAACCGAGTCCTGG CCAACCTGTTCCTGCTCATCTCCTCCATCCTGGGGTCTCGCACCGCTGGCCCCCACACCCAGTTCGTGCAGTGGTTCATGGAGGAGTGTGTGGACTGCCTGGAGCAGGGCGGCCGTGGCAGCGTCCTGCAGTTCATGCCCTTCACCACC GTGTCGGAACTGGTGAAGGTGTCAGCCATGTCCAGCCCCAAGGTGGTTCTGGCCATCACGGACCTCAGCCTGCCCCTGGGCCGCCAGGTGGCTGCTAAAGCCATTGCTGCACTCTGA